In Myxosarcina sp. GI1, one genomic interval encodes:
- a CDS encoding acyl carrier protein → MTDTVKAMNHLKEILKDLGIPKDLIRANAAINRDLQLDSTEIVEISLALKRRLGVKVKLESRQDKTLAEVSDAIASAMTERNN, encoded by the coding sequence GTGACAGACACTGTAAAAGCAATGAATCACCTTAAAGAGATACTCAAAGATTTAGGGATTCCTAAAGATTTAATTAGAGCAAATGCTGCAATCAATCGAGATTTACAGCTAGATTCTACGGAAATAGTTGAAATTTCTCTGGCATTAAAGCGCAGATTGGGAGTAAAGGTAAAGTTAGAAAGCCGTCAGGATAAGACTTTAGCAGAAGTTTCTGACGCGATCGCCTCTGCAATGACAGAACGCAATAACTAA
- a CDS encoding holo-ACP synthase: MKEINELYCAGKLAHRTKIQAVGVDIASISKIARLINASDRKTLSLIFSDREQSYCQLVNNSFIYYALCFGIKEAVGKALGTGLVGIDWHEIEADISKELVSVNLSGKAKTQAQKLCIQKWWVDWWEWQDCVLVNVLGFSEERINEN; this comes from the coding sequence GTGAAGGAAATCAATGAACTATATTGCGCTGGCAAACTCGCTCATAGAACAAAAATTCAAGCAGTGGGTGTTGACATTGCATCCATATCCAAAATTGCCAGATTAATTAATGCTAGCGATCGCAAAACTTTAAGTCTGATTTTTAGCGATCGCGAACAAAGTTATTGTCAGTTAGTGAATAATTCTTTTATCTACTATGCCTTATGCTTTGGCATTAAAGAAGCCGTTGGCAAAGCGTTAGGTACTGGTTTAGTAGGAATTGACTGGCATGAAATTGAAGCCGATATAAGTAAAGAACTTGTATCAGTGAATTTATCTGGCAAAGCCAAGACACAGGCACAAAAACTATGTATACAAAAATGGTGGGTCGATTGGTGGGAATGGCAAGATTGCGTGTTAGTGAACGTTTTAGGTTTCTCTGAGGAACGGATAAATGAAAATTAA
- a CDS encoding benzoate-CoA ligase family protein, protein MKIKKIPNVFNLADYLLEANLQRGNENKFAFCDKDRTYTYSQLSNLVQRNAGLLTKLGVERENRVGILLTNCIESVVFFLGAIWLGAVPVPINPACSEEEIDYILQDSRIKVLLTSKAWAEKLELSRQLFVEGDGETGRRGNREIGYLLSDYLRHVLLVDGERSFLSLLEDSPELTSCAPTSPDEAAFWLYTSGSTGKPKGVIHAHRSALVCIEQYAKGILGLDPENVIYSVANIAFAYGLGNSLYFPIAVGATSVLSDANNAFDIIEDIHKYRPSVFFGIPSVYARILEVQEIAALDSSSLRLCVSAAEQLPKSIWQQWKDRHGIEICEGIGTTEFLHIFLSNRLGDSRSGSSGRPVPGYDVRVVDENGLLCEDEEIGELQVSGDSLMLGYWNQLQKTRQAIYGNTMKTGDKYKRDRDGWFYFMGRGDDLFKVNGQWISPFEIEAVLYQHPQVLEVAIVPEYSNGDRLTEISAHISLKSEQQPDVEIERSIRTFAKQHLPHFKTPKQIYFVESLPRTSTGKVHRQRLKHQKVKVKS, encoded by the coding sequence ATGAAAATTAAGAAAATACCAAATGTTTTTAACCTCGCTGACTATTTACTAGAGGCTAATCTACAGCGAGGTAATGAAAATAAATTCGCATTTTGCGACAAAGATCGCACCTATACCTATTCGCAGTTAAGTAATTTAGTACAACGTAATGCTGGTTTACTAACCAAACTCGGTGTCGAAAGAGAAAATCGGGTGGGGATATTATTGACCAATTGTATAGAGTCTGTTGTATTTTTCTTAGGAGCAATCTGGCTTGGTGCCGTCCCCGTACCGATTAATCCTGCTTGTTCTGAAGAAGAAATTGATTACATTCTGCAAGACTCGCGTATAAAGGTTTTGTTAACCAGTAAAGCATGGGCAGAAAAATTGGAATTGTCCCGTCAGTTGTTTGTGGAGGGAGACGGGGAGACGGGGAGACGGGGGAACAGGGAAATTGGCTATCTTTTATCAGATTATTTACGTCACGTCTTACTAGTAGATGGCGAAAGGTCTTTCTTATCTTTGTTGGAAGATTCTCCAGAGTTAACTTCTTGTGCGCCGACATCACCCGACGAAGCAGCTTTTTGGCTATATACTTCGGGCAGTACGGGCAAACCCAAAGGGGTAATTCATGCCCATCGTAGTGCTTTAGTGTGTATCGAACAATATGCTAAAGGTATTCTAGGTTTAGATCCAGAAAACGTTATTTATTCTGTTGCCAATATTGCCTTTGCCTATGGTTTGGGTAATAGTCTTTATTTCCCGATCGCAGTTGGCGCGACTTCAGTTCTGTCTGATGCTAATAATGCTTTCGATATTATCGAAGATATTCATAAATATCGACCGTCGGTTTTCTTTGGTATACCTAGCGTTTATGCCCGAATTCTAGAGGTACAAGAGATTGCAGCTTTAGATTCGTCTTCTCTGCGTTTGTGCGTTTCCGCAGCAGAACAGCTACCCAAAAGTATTTGGCAGCAATGGAAAGATAGGCATGGCATAGAGATTTGTGAGGGAATAGGTACGACCGAATTTTTGCATATATTTCTTTCTAACCGTTTAGGAGATTCGCGATCGGGTAGTTCTGGTCGTCCCGTACCTGGTTATGATGTGCGGGTTGTCGATGAAAATGGTCTTCTCTGTGAAGATGAAGAAATTGGCGAACTACAGGTAAGTGGTGACAGTTTAATGTTGGGCTACTGGAATCAACTGCAAAAAACTCGTCAAGCTATCTACGGCAATACCATGAAAACTGGCGATAAATATAAACGCGATCGCGATGGTTGGTTTTATTTTATGGGAAGAGGCGATGACTTATTTAAAGTTAACGGTCAATGGATCTCGCCTTTTGAAATAGAAGCGGTTTTGTACCAGCATCCACAAGTATTGGAAGTGGCAATAGTTCCAGAATATAGTAACGGCGATCGACTTACGGAGATTTCCGCCCATATTAGTTTGAAATCCGAACAACAGCCTGACGTGGAGATAGAAAGAAGTATTCGCACTTTCGCCAAACAGCACTTACCTCATTTTAAAACCCCGAAACAGATTTACTTTGTTGAAAGTTTGCCCCGTACCTCTACAGGAAAAGTTCATCGTCAGCGATTGAAACATCAGAAGGTAAAAGTCAAAAGTTAG
- a CDS encoding anthranilate synthase component I family protein, with protein sequence MVVEFKTAVKYRETFVPGQREAIIVLHNLLEAGIFSKYVLYEGKDEVRIAGGELAKVVVTQDKVLLDNAGKSTVEPVSDPLKQVEALLNSVSIEDWTAYGYTAFDLARFYSSYSQVSSQPLSYFVIPETELHFTSQGVRIKTTQSLDFVRRQLFIDTQLPDYQAAAFDLDGSDRKNYQNSISSLIEAIKNQRLHKAIIARSLKLAGELDILGTYVLAGKTNNSARSYCFNLGDIGAVGFSPETLMEVDRNGFVITNPLAGTRPRGVSIDEDIQFNNELFTDAKEVKEHALSVWLAQDEIAAVCVPETVKILNFMEVKQYRCVQHLSSRVGGQLKTDNTLWDALKVLFPGITVSGINKEKALEWIDRLEEEPRGIYAGGVGWVNSQGEADIAIAIRSVFQYGDCIQLNAGAGIVAESVPENEYIESVNKMNTMLNNLVLK encoded by the coding sequence ATGGTCGTAGAATTTAAAACCGCAGTTAAGTATCGCGAAACCTTTGTTCCAGGGCAAAGGGAAGCAATTATCGTTCTCCATAATCTTCTTGAAGCTGGAATTTTTAGTAAATATGTTTTATACGAAGGTAAGGACGAAGTTCGTATTGCTGGTGGGGAATTAGCGAAGGTAGTAGTTACTCAAGATAAGGTTTTACTCGACAATGCAGGAAAGTCTACTGTCGAACCCGTCAGCGATCCTTTAAAGCAGGTAGAGGCTTTATTAAATTCTGTGTCTATTGAAGACTGGACGGCTTATGGTTACACCGCTTTCGATCTGGCGCGTTTTTATTCTTCTTATTCTCAAGTTAGTTCGCAGCCATTATCTTATTTTGTAATCCCCGAAACCGAACTGCACTTTACTTCACAGGGAGTAAGAATCAAAACCACTCAGTCACTAGATTTTGTAAGAAGACAACTATTTATCGATACCCAGTTACCAGATTACCAAGCAGCAGCTTTTGACTTAGATGGTAGCGATCGCAAAAACTATCAAAACTCTATTAGCAGTTTAATTGAAGCTATTAAGAACCAACGTTTGCATAAAGCAATTATTGCGCGATCGCTTAAGCTGGCTGGAGAACTAGATATTTTAGGAACTTATGTTTTAGCTGGCAAAACTAACAATTCTGCAAGGTCATATTGTTTCAATTTGGGCGATATAGGTGCAGTGGGTTTTAGTCCCGAAACTTTGATGGAAGTCGATCGCAATGGTTTTGTAATTACTAATCCTCTAGCGGGAACTAGACCTCGCGGTGTCAGTATCGACGAAGATATTCAATTCAACAACGAACTATTTACCGATGCCAAAGAAGTCAAAGAACACGCCCTTTCGGTGTGGTTAGCACAAGATGAAATTGCTGCGGTTTGCGTACCAGAAACGGTAAAGATTTTAAACTTTATGGAGGTCAAACAATATCGCTGCGTACAGCATCTATCCTCAAGAGTTGGCGGTCAACTAAAGACAGATAATACTCTTTGGGATGCTTTAAAAGTATTGTTTCCAGGAATCACCGTATCGGGGATTAATAAAGAAAAAGCCCTGGAATGGATCGATCGCCTGGAAGAAGAACCAAGAGGTATTTATGCTGGTGGAGTTGGTTGGGTAAATAGTCAGGGAGAAGCAGATATTGCGATCGCAATTCGTTCGGTATTTCAATATGGCGATTGCATTCAACTCAATGCAGGGGCGGGTATTGTCGCCGAATCAGTGCCTGAAAATGAGTATATCGAGTCGGTTAATAAGATGAATACGATGTTGAATAATTTGGTGTTGAAGTAA
- a CDS encoding holo-ACP synthase: MTMYAKVPVRFQTPNSSLQVIKIQPFKQLLEGRENFIQQHYTDVELNVNYIGERRIQYLAGRWAAKRAIINILDNGREFSYLDLEILRLSTGQPSVILFGQCQAIATRLGIAQWLISISHTTTHAVASVVAIV; the protein is encoded by the coding sequence ATGACAATGTATGCAAAAGTACCCGTTCGTTTCCAGACTCCTAATAGTAGTTTGCAAGTAATAAAAATTCAGCCTTTTAAACAGCTTTTAGAAGGAAGAGAAAATTTTATTCAACAACACTATACAGATGTAGAACTTAACGTTAACTATATTGGTGAAAGAAGAATTCAATATCTAGCGGGGCGTTGGGCTGCTAAAAGAGCAATTATCAATATTTTAGATAACGGACGCGAATTTTCTTATCTCGATCTTGAAATTCTACGATTATCTACAGGACAGCCTTCAGTAATTCTATTCGGTCAATGCCAAGCAATAGCAACAAGATTGGGGATTGCACAATGGTTAATAAGCATCAGTCATACCACCACTCATGCCGTCGCTAGTGTAGTTGCAATAGTTTAG
- a CDS encoding 3-oxoacyl-[acyl-carrier-protein] synthase III C-terminal domain-containing protein, with the protein MSTHSTAIGIHSLAVSFPSVIRTNDYWQQKYPDMVRSQPRRRRNRSVVPSSVDNGFDLWSQEVAPYLSDPFRGSVERRVLGNESTLEVQYQAATEALTAAKLNVAEVDVVMVTSLFADNLGLDNTTLLARKLGFNCPVWNLESTCSSALVALQNARALIQTGEYNNALVIVSHFGSNTVRETDTLAWSMGDGAGAFVVGKLKPDRGVLASKVVSTANTYGAYHHQLEIGREGKPRILTQTGENASSLAETAVDCVRTCCQEAALKAGVDLAEIDFFVFNTPTAWYAHVCARALGIAPERTLNLYPYYGNIGVVFPVANLYHAVKEGKIKENSLVLVYTNGASATAAATVMRWGDVALGKAPAAPKHELSSELTLEAARGQGAGCRGDSTTLLNGKSEKERATPKLSQAKILAVKPELREELIKNYLTIWLANTLQVLPNEIDASQPLTMWLDSLMAFSFKSRLEADLEIRVPIESFFGDNNLNTLTQLILEKLTLSTLVIPELVSNDEASEREILSL; encoded by the coding sequence ATGTCCACACACTCCACAGCTATAGGTATCCATTCTTTAGCCGTTAGCTTTCCCAGCGTCATTCGCACTAACGATTATTGGCAGCAAAAATATCCTGATATGGTGCGTTCTCAACCCAGACGAAGAAGAAATCGTTCTGTTGTACCGAGTTCGGTAGATAACGGCTTCGATCTTTGGTCGCAGGAGGTTGCACCTTATTTATCAGATCCTTTTCGGGGGAGTGTCGAACGGCGTGTATTGGGAAATGAATCTACTTTAGAAGTTCAGTATCAGGCTGCGACGGAGGCGTTAACCGCAGCCAAACTGAATGTGGCGGAAGTGGATGTAGTAATGGTGACATCTCTGTTTGCCGATAATCTGGGCTTGGATAATACTACTCTATTGGCGCGAAAATTAGGTTTTAACTGTCCCGTCTGGAATCTAGAATCTACTTGTTCTAGTGCTTTAGTGGCATTGCAAAACGCTCGCGCTCTAATTCAAACGGGAGAATATAACAATGCTTTAGTTATTGTCTCTCACTTTGGCTCGAATACGGTACGAGAAACGGATACTCTAGCTTGGTCGATGGGAGATGGTGCGGGGGCTTTTGTAGTCGGTAAACTAAAACCAGATCGGGGTGTTTTGGCTAGTAAAGTAGTGTCTACTGCTAATACCTACGGGGCTTACCATCATCAATTAGAAATTGGCAGAGAAGGTAAACCGCGAATACTAACGCAAACGGGAGAAAACGCTAGCAGTTTAGCAGAAACAGCCGTAGATTGTGTTCGTACTTGCTGTCAAGAGGCTGCGCTTAAAGCGGGAGTAGATTTAGCAGAAATCGATTTTTTTGTATTTAATACCCCTACCGCTTGGTATGCTCATGTTTGTGCCAGGGCTTTAGGTATCGCACCAGAACGCACCCTCAATCTTTATCCTTATTATGGCAATATTGGGGTTGTCTTTCCTGTGGCTAATCTCTACCATGCTGTTAAGGAAGGAAAGATTAAAGAAAATAGTCTAGTTCTGGTATACACTAACGGCGCATCCGCTACCGCAGCAGCTACAGTTATGCGTTGGGGAGATGTCGCTTTAGGAAAAGCACCAGCAGCACCCAAGCATGAGTTGAGTTCGGAACTTACCCTTGAAGCAGCAAGGGGGCAGGGGGCGGGGTGCAGGGGAGATTCCACTACGCTTTTGAATGGTAAATCAGAAAAAGAGCGCGCTACACCAAAACTTTCTCAAGCGAAAATTTTAGCCGTTAAACCAGAACTAAGAGAAGAGTTAATTAAAAATTACTTAACTATATGGCTGGCTAATACCTTACAGGTTTTACCCAATGAAATTGATGCCTCTCAACCCCTAACTATGTGGCTTGATTCATTGATGGCATTTTCCTTCAAAAGTCGCCTTGAAGCAGATTTGGAAATCAGAGTGCCAATAGAAAGCTTTTTTGGCGACAACAATTTAAATACCCTAACTCAACTAATCCTAGAAAAGTTAACTTTAAGCACTTTAGTAATTCCCGAATTGGTAAGTAACGACGAAGCATCAGAACGGGAAATTTTGAGTTTATAA
- a CDS encoding non-ribosomal peptide synthetase, giving the protein MNLLLLLRTLLDKGVKLAADGDSLAVDAPKGVLSPELKNSLIEYKAEILKLLRQNKSNPTALPTIVPESDKRYEPFPLTDMQHAFWVGRSGVFELGNVANHGYYEIEGKNLDLDRLNTTLQRLIDRHDMLRAIVLPDGRQQVLKTVPTYEIPVLDLRDKEEPEVKTELAAIRDRLSHQVLPTDRFPLFEFRITLLDETRFRLHVSYDLQIFDAWSLFRLFDEWFQLYENPQIELEPLTISFRDYVLTEQKIQQTELYERSRDYWLNRLDSLPPAPDLPLAKRPSELKQHLCKRYAGRLESDRWQQLKQQATQAGLTPSGILLAAFTEILTIWSKSPKFTISLALFNRLPLHPQVNELLGDFISATLLEVDNSHPEPFNKRASSLQQQLWQDLEHRYFSGVRVTRELAKRKGTTPSAIPIVFTSTLGLENLGQETSTFSHFGKLVYGISQASQAWMDVQVWEEKGALTFNWDVVEELFPSGMIQDMFEAYCRLLEVMSAPLAPQSWGERINRELLLKHQLKQRSHINNTAAPISEEMLHTLFAAQVNKSKDEYAVISSQGNLTYQELYECSNQVAHKLRSLGVSPNQLVAVMMEKGWEQVVAVMGILTAGAAYVPIDPNLPEERRDYLLQNSQVSVVLTQSWFKEKLTNYQILCLEDVAEESKETLQPIQTPDDLAYLVYTSGSTGVPKGVMINHRGAVNTILDINRRFNVTPSDRVLALSSLSFDLSVYDIFGTLAAGGTIVIPDKHKERDPAHWNDAIAQYKVTIWNSVPALMQIMVDYAAENNVVLDSLRLVLLSGDWLPLTLPQQIQTLTKEAKVMSLGGATEASIWSILYPIEKVDPAWKSIPYGRPMINQQFHVIDRFLEPCPNWVAGELYIGGIGLAMGYWQNEAKTAASFIVHPQTGERLYRTGDLGCYLPDGNIEFLGREDFQVKIGGYRIELGEIEAVLTQHPAVDKAVVVVAGKNSKEQRLVAYAVVNEEISCNELRGFLKEKLSEYMIPSAFMYLEKLPLSANGKIDRNALPNPEILLQEFAIPYTPPQNAIEETLVSIWQTVLDLEQVGIDHNFFEIGGNSLLITQVYSKLKNQSGDNLETFSIVDLFKYPTIRSLAQYLQTQESTAESENPELIEQIAAGKNRLRQRLHKSKSVS; this is encoded by the coding sequence ATGAATTTACTTTTACTGTTACGAACTCTTTTAGATAAAGGCGTAAAATTAGCTGCTGATGGCGATTCCTTAGCCGTTGATGCCCCCAAAGGAGTTTTAAGCCCCGAACTAAAAAACTCTTTAATCGAGTATAAAGCGGAAATTTTAAAGTTATTGCGGCAAAATAAGAGCAATCCGACTGCTTTACCTACCATTGTTCCCGAATCAGATAAACGCTACGAACCTTTTCCTCTAACAGATATGCAGCACGCCTTTTGGGTAGGTCGCAGTGGAGTGTTTGAGTTGGGTAATGTTGCCAATCACGGTTATTACGAAATTGAAGGCAAGAATTTAGATTTAGATCGGCTAAATACAACATTGCAAAGATTAATCGATCGCCATGATATGTTAAGAGCGATCGTCTTACCCGATGGAAGACAGCAGGTTTTAAAAACTGTTCCGACTTATGAAATCCCAGTTTTAGATTTACGAGATAAAGAAGAACCAGAAGTTAAAACAGAATTAGCAGCAATACGCGATCGCCTGTCCCATCAAGTTTTACCTACAGATCGCTTTCCTTTATTTGAATTTCGCATCACTCTGTTAGATGAAACACGGTTTCGTTTGCACGTTAGTTACGACTTACAAATATTCGACGCTTGGAGTTTGTTTCGATTATTCGATGAGTGGTTTCAACTTTATGAAAATCCTCAGATAGAACTCGAACCTTTAACGATTTCCTTTCGCGATTACGTCTTAACCGAACAAAAGATCCAGCAGACAGAACTATACGAGCGATCGCGTGATTACTGGTTAAATCGCCTGGATAGCTTACCTCCTGCCCCCGACTTGCCTCTAGCAAAACGTCCTAGCGAACTGAAACAGCATCTCTGTAAGCGTTATGCAGGAAGATTAGAAAGCGATCGATGGCAGCAACTCAAACAACAAGCTACTCAAGCGGGTTTGACTCCTTCGGGTATATTACTAGCTGCGTTTACCGAAATTCTGACAATTTGGAGCAAAAGCCCAAAATTTACGATTAGTTTGGCTTTATTCAATCGTCTGCCTTTGCATCCACAAGTGAACGAGCTTTTAGGTGACTTTATTTCTGCCACTCTCTTAGAAGTAGATAATTCTCACCCCGAACCTTTCAACAAAAGAGCTTCCAGTCTGCAACAGCAACTATGGCAGGATTTAGAACATCGTTACTTTAGTGGCGTGAGGGTAACGCGAGAACTAGCGAAAAGAAAAGGTACTACCCCTAGTGCGATACCGATTGTCTTTACCAGCACTCTCGGTTTAGAAAACCTGGGACAAGAAACCTCTACCTTCAGTCATTTTGGCAAACTGGTTTACGGCATTTCTCAAGCTTCTCAAGCCTGGATGGACGTGCAAGTATGGGAGGAAAAAGGCGCATTAACTTTCAATTGGGATGTAGTAGAAGAATTATTTCCTTCAGGAATGATTCAGGATATGTTTGAGGCTTACTGTCGATTGCTTGAAGTAATGTCTGCCCCCCTAGCCCCCCAATCTTGGGGGGAACGAATTAATCGTGAATTACTTTTAAAACATCAATTAAAACAGCGATCGCATATTAACAATACGGCTGCACCGATTTCCGAGGAAATGCTACACACTCTATTTGCAGCGCAAGTAAATAAAAGCAAAGATGAATATGCAGTAATTTCTTCTCAAGGTAATCTCACCTATCAAGAATTGTACGAGTGTTCAAATCAAGTAGCTCATAAACTGCGTTCCCTTGGCGTATCTCCCAACCAACTGGTAGCGGTGATGATGGAAAAAGGATGGGAACAAGTTGTAGCGGTAATGGGAATTTTAACTGCTGGTGCTGCTTATGTCCCTATCGATCCTAATTTACCTGAAGAACGTAGGGATTATTTACTGCAAAATAGTCAAGTTAGCGTAGTTTTAACCCAATCTTGGTTCAAAGAAAAACTAACTAATTACCAAATATTGTGTCTGGAAGATGTAGCCGAGGAAAGCAAAGAAACCCTACAACCAATACAAACCCCTGACGATCTAGCTTACCTAGTTTATACCTCTGGTTCGACAGGTGTTCCTAAAGGGGTGATGATAAATCATCGCGGTGCGGTTAATACTATTCTCGATATCAATCGGAGGTTTAACGTAACTCCAAGCGATCGCGTTTTAGCCCTTTCTTCACTCAGTTTCGATCTGTCCGTTTACGATATTTTCGGAACTCTAGCTGCTGGCGGAACGATTGTTATTCCCGATAAACATAAAGAACGAGATCCCGCACATTGGAATGACGCGATCGCGCAATACAAAGTTACCATTTGGAACTCCGTACCAGCCTTAATGCAGATAATGGTGGACTATGCAGCCGAAAACAACGTTGTTCTAGATAGTCTCCGTTTAGTTTTACTCAGTGGCGACTGGCTACCTCTTACTCTACCCCAACAAATTCAAACCCTAACTAAAGAAGCAAAAGTAATGAGCTTGGGAGGGGCAACAGAAGCCTCAATCTGGTCGATTTTATATCCTATCGAGAAAGTAGATCCAGCCTGGAAAAGCATTCCTTATGGTCGTCCGATGATCAATCAGCAATTCCACGTCATCGATCGCTTTTTAGAACCATGTCCTAATTGGGTTGCAGGAGAACTATATATCGGTGGTATCGGTTTGGCGATGGGTTACTGGCAAAATGAAGCCAAAACCGCAGCAAGTTTTATCGTTCATCCCCAAACGGGTGAGAGATTGTATCGCACGGGGGATTTAGGATGTTACTTACCCGACGGTAATATTGAATTTCTGGGAAGAGAAGATTTTCAAGTCAAAATTGGCGGATATCGCATCGAATTAGGGGAAATCGAAGCAGTTTTAACTCAACATCCCGCAGTAGATAAAGCAGTAGTAGTAGTAGCAGGTAAAAACTCAAAAGAACAACGCCTCGTCGCTTATGCGGTAGTCAACGAAGAAATATCGTGTAACGAACTGCGCGGTTTTCTCAAAGAAAAACTGTCCGAATACATGATTCCCTCAGCCTTCATGTATCTAGAAAAATTACCCCTCTCCGCCAACGGCAAAATCGATCGCAACGCACTTCCCAACCCAGAAATATTACTGCAAGAATTCGCCATCCCCTACACACCACCCCAAAACGCGATCGAAGAAACCCTTGTAAGCATTTGGCAAACGGTACTGGACTTAGAACAAGTAGGAATCGACCATAACTTTTTTGAAATCGGCGGAAATTCTTTGTTAATCACTCAAGTTTATAGCAAGTTGAAAAATCAATCGGGAGACAACTTAGAAACTTTTTCCATAGTCGATCTCTTCAAATATCCCACCATTCGTTCTCTAGCCCAATATCTACAAACCCAAGAAAGCACAGCAGAATCAGAAAACCCAGAATTAATCGAACAAATCGCCGCAGGAAAAAACCGCCTCAGACAGAGATTGCATAAATCGAAATCTGTAAGTTAG